A region of Reichenbachiella carrageenanivorans DNA encodes the following proteins:
- a CDS encoding N-acetyltransferase: protein MPKATKADESLIVDIIANSFPSNPSVRSILKNDKKEPQRMRWLAKYVFKTALRRKAIFLSTDRTGVAICYKFNSHKENLLDYWNQLVLAITAIGIERIFKVIKRDHYVKSKRPASGDFLYFWFFGVSDAGKGHGAAHELKKAVFAEAEKQNLPIYLETSIAKNKRVYERYGFETYHTWDYKSEGITLWFMRSK, encoded by the coding sequence ATGCCTAAAGCCACCAAAGCCGACGAATCCCTGATTGTTGATATCATTGCAAATTCATTTCCCTCCAACCCTAGCGTACGATCCATACTCAAAAATGACAAAAAAGAACCCCAACGTATGCGTTGGTTGGCCAAGTATGTATTCAAGACTGCACTCAGGCGCAAAGCTATTTTTTTATCTACCGATCGCACAGGCGTAGCCATCTGCTATAAATTCAACAGCCACAAAGAAAACCTCTTAGACTACTGGAACCAGCTCGTCTTGGCGATCACCGCCATAGGTATTGAACGGATTTTTAAAGTAATAAAAAGGGATCATTATGTCAAAAGCAAAAGACCAGCCTCGGGAGACTTTCTTTACTTTTGGTTCTTTGGCGTAAGCGATGCAGGCAAAGGTCATGGTGCTGCCCATGAACTAAAAAAAGCCGTCTTTGCAGAAGCAGAGAAACAAAATCTTCCCATCTACCTCGAAACTTCCATCGCCAAAAACAAACGAGTATATGAGCGATACGGTTTTGAAACCTACCATACCTGGGACTACAAAAGCGAAGGAATCACACTGTGGTTTATGCGCAGTAAGTAA
- a CDS encoding LytR/AlgR family response regulator transcription factor → MSTYKVIIIDDEPPARNVIKHFLQSHEDFELVGEAENGFDGLKLIQSLQPDLIFLDIQMPKLTGFELLELIDEPPVIIFSTAYDQYALKAFELHAADYLLKPFNRKRFDDGLAKALSLMSSPKPAMPTESLVQEYLQTPTHRVVVKDGSKINIIPADDIIRIAAQDDYSELITAKGKHLKKQTMKHLEQVLDPKKFARVHRSSIVQVSQIAKIDKYGKETHLAQLKNGDEVVVSASGYSKLKELLGW, encoded by the coding sequence ATGAGCACCTACAAAGTAATCATCATCGACGACGAACCACCTGCTAGAAATGTGATCAAACATTTCCTACAATCACACGAGGATTTCGAACTGGTAGGAGAAGCTGAAAATGGCTTCGACGGACTAAAATTGATACAGTCGCTACAGCCCGATTTGATTTTCTTGGACATACAAATGCCCAAACTCACGGGGTTTGAGTTATTGGAGTTGATCGATGAGCCCCCAGTCATCATCTTCTCTACTGCCTACGATCAGTATGCGCTCAAAGCCTTCGAACTCCATGCGGCCGACTACCTGCTCAAACCTTTCAACCGTAAGCGGTTCGACGATGGCCTAGCCAAAGCGCTCTCACTCATGAGCAGTCCCAAACCTGCCATGCCTACCGAATCGCTTGTACAAGAGTATTTGCAAACGCCTACCCATCGTGTGGTGGTAAAAGACGGCTCCAAAATTAACATCATCCCAGCAGACGATATCATCCGTATCGCTGCGCAAGACGATTACTCAGAGCTCATTACCGCCAAGGGAAAACACCTAAAGAAGCAAACCATGAAACACTTGGAGCAGGTGCTAGACCCTAAGAAGTTTGCCCGCGTACATCGCTCATCGATCGTGCAGGTATCACAAATCGCCAAAATAGACAAGTATGGAAAAGAAACGCATCTGGCACAGCTCAAAAATGGCGACGAAGTGGTAGTAAGTGCGTCGGGCTATTCCAAACTCAAAGAGCTTCTGGGTTGGTAA
- a CDS encoding cell wall-active antibiotics response protein, with product MRQNKKEDRSYLMGVALVILGGIFLLGNFGLIPEEIHNLAFNWKGIIFVIGILSISTKSNKYPGAIMICLALYFIFGEYLWQEFRINIGLSQILWPGILIGTGIILLNKRKIEFKRQSSGHSFDYLNDANILGGGEVKVRSDQFKGGQVTAIFGGSSYDLSGSRLANGQHTLEVFALFGGFTFVLPTDWEIHLETTAIFGGVTDKRKFTKRTESGTGNTLHIKGFVLFGGGEIKNY from the coding sequence ATGAGACAAAACAAAAAAGAAGATAGATCCTACCTCATGGGGGTAGCACTTGTGATACTTGGCGGCATCTTTTTGTTGGGCAATTTCGGTCTCATACCTGAGGAGATTCACAACCTGGCCTTCAACTGGAAAGGTATCATCTTCGTGATAGGCATCCTCTCTATATCCACCAAGAGCAACAAATACCCTGGTGCCATCATGATCTGCTTGGCTTTGTATTTCATATTTGGTGAATACCTGTGGCAAGAGTTCAGAATCAATATCGGCTTGAGCCAAATCTTATGGCCAGGCATCTTGATCGGGACTGGGATTATATTATTAAACAAAAGAAAAATAGAATTTAAGCGACAGAGCTCAGGTCACTCCTTCGACTACCTGAATGATGCCAACATCCTCGGCGGTGGCGAAGTCAAGGTACGATCTGATCAGTTCAAAGGTGGGCAAGTAACTGCCATATTCGGAGGATCTAGTTACGACCTGTCTGGCTCCAGGTTAGCTAATGGACAGCACACACTAGAAGTATTTGCCTTATTTGGCGGCTTCACTTTCGTGCTTCCCACCGACTGGGAGATCCACCTAGAGACCACCGCTATATTTGGCGGTGTCACCGACAAACGCAAGTTTACAAAAAGAACCGAATCAGGGACTGGCAACACGCTTCACATCAAAGGCTTTGTACTATTTGGTGGGGGAGAAATCAAAAACTACTAG
- a CDS encoding sensor histidine kinase, whose product MINPILKNKEHLLAYCLFWVLLTVIQTMLLHWGFDLPWFHALTEAVVYCLDFALLGLSIWFIVRFTGLESGSLWNTLTTHLATATALIFVWIVTSYAISGYLLQIPGDIRSASVTHLWWRVSIGSIYYLLVALIYHLLIFYQNYKEKQIKEIEMQSIIKETELSMLKAQINPHFIFNSLNSISSLTLTRPEDAHEMIVTLSSFLRYTIGHAETELVSIRQELETIQLYLAIEKLRFGNKLEVTFKGTTDIPETVKLPNLILQPLIENAIKYGVYESTSTSRILVKMAFANELLQVSILNSIEADTVAHKGKGIGLKNVRGRLQLIYESSDLLQAEKIDNQYRVQLTIPQIDPNPIAP is encoded by the coding sequence ATGATTAACCCTATCCTCAAAAACAAAGAACACCTACTGGCTTATTGCCTATTTTGGGTTCTACTCACCGTCATCCAAACCATGCTCCTACATTGGGGGTTTGACTTACCGTGGTTTCACGCCCTGACAGAGGCCGTAGTATATTGTTTGGATTTCGCTCTATTAGGCTTGAGCATTTGGTTTATTGTCCGCTTCACAGGGCTTGAGTCTGGCAGTCTGTGGAACACCCTCACGACTCATTTGGCTACCGCTACAGCTTTGATATTCGTGTGGATCGTTACCTCCTACGCCATATCGGGTTATTTGCTACAAATCCCTGGTGATATACGCTCTGCATCGGTGACACACTTGTGGTGGCGCGTTTCCATTGGCAGCATTTATTATTTATTGGTCGCCTTGATCTATCATTTATTGATTTTTTACCAAAACTATAAAGAGAAACAGATCAAAGAAATCGAGATGCAATCGATCATCAAAGAGACAGAACTGAGCATGCTCAAAGCCCAGATCAATCCACATTTCATTTTCAATAGTCTCAATTCGATCAGTTCGCTGACCCTTACTCGTCCCGAAGACGCACACGAGATGATCGTGACTTTGTCGTCATTTCTACGCTACACGATCGGCCATGCTGAGACGGAGTTGGTATCCATCAGGCAAGAGTTGGAAACCATCCAACTATACCTAGCAATAGAAAAACTTCGCTTCGGCAACAAACTAGAAGTGACCTTCAAAGGCACTACAGACATACCCGAGACAGTAAAACTTCCCAACCTCATCCTGCAACCACTCATAGAAAATGCAATCAAATACGGCGTGTATGAAAGTACCTCCACCAGCCGTATCCTAGTAAAGATGGCTTTCGCCAATGAGCTACTACAGGTATCTATTCTCAACAGTATCGAAGCAGACACTGTGGCCCACAAAGGCAAAGGCATCGGACTTAAAAATGTACGGGGGAGATTGCAACTCATCTATGAAAGTAGCGACTTGCTACAAGCCGAAAAAATAGACAACCAATACCGTGTACAACTGACTATTCCACAAATAGACCCTAACCCAATAGCACCATGA
- a CDS encoding YfiR family protein, translated as MKLLISALLCMSMSVSAMADESDKFKALLVYKFTEYIVWPNSPAVIKVGVMGNSEVYEELVRFAARKDDLEVVKINNTEDADQCHLVYLSKAQGGLIRPLYAALYQKSILLVSEDKAHIQKGANAVIFLTDGKLSYIMNEQSITMKGMTPSKRLASLGQSL; from the coding sequence ATGAAATTATTAATATCTGCTTTGCTTTGTATGTCTATGAGTGTATCGGCTATGGCCGACGAATCAGACAAATTTAAGGCACTCTTAGTCTATAAATTTACAGAATATATCGTATGGCCCAACAGCCCTGCGGTAATCAAAGTAGGCGTAATGGGCAACTCCGAAGTCTATGAAGAATTGGTAAGATTTGCAGCACGCAAAGACGACTTAGAAGTTGTTAAAATCAATAATACAGAAGATGCCGATCAATGTCATTTGGTCTATTTATCCAAAGCTCAAGGAGGACTTATCAGACCTCTATATGCTGCATTATATCAAAAAAGCATTCTCTTGGTAAGTGAAGACAAAGCTCATATTCAAAAAGGTGCAAATGCGGTAATTTTTCTTACCGATGGCAAACTGAGCTACATCATGAATGAGCAATCGATCACAATGAAAGGGATGACTCCTAGCAAGAGGCTAGCCTCTCTCGGGCAATCGTTATAG
- a CDS encoding cell wall-active antibiotics response protein, producing the protein MSRHTTPHTSQTGSSRSSILGILLIISGGLFLLDNFNLIPYEISDYLFNWKGLMLLIGTVFLTTKDNKTPGLTLLVVGGFFILSDVMSYEFGWHWYDTRKLFWPVLLIIIGLVIISRRGNSEKAKGHIFEADHESSKIPNDKDHLNITAALGGGDVSIQSQNFQGGKVTVLMGGGTYDLSGSDLAEGTQEIDLMVLMGGANFIVPSDWNVRIEVTSLFGGYSDSRKFNAETPTDSTKELLIKGTVLFGGGEVKNYL; encoded by the coding sequence ATGTCAAGACACACCACTCCTCACACCTCGCAAACTGGCAGCTCAAGATCTAGCATCCTGGGCATCCTGCTCATCATCTCAGGCGGCCTGTTTCTATTGGACAATTTCAATCTGATTCCTTACGAAATTTCGGACTACCTCTTCAACTGGAAAGGCCTGATGCTACTCATCGGCACCGTCTTTCTGACCACCAAAGACAACAAAACCCCAGGCCTCACCCTGCTCGTCGTGGGAGGTTTTTTCATCCTCTCCGATGTGATGTCCTACGAATTTGGCTGGCACTGGTACGACACACGCAAACTCTTCTGGCCTGTACTTCTGATCATAATAGGGCTGGTCATAATAAGCCGAAGAGGTAATTCCGAGAAAGCCAAAGGCCACATTTTCGAAGCAGATCACGAGTCTAGCAAAATACCCAACGACAAGGATCACCTCAACATCACTGCAGCACTAGGCGGTGGGGATGTATCTATCCAGTCTCAAAATTTTCAGGGAGGAAAAGTCACGGTACTCATGGGCGGCGGCACCTACGACCTGAGCGGGTCTGACCTGGCCGAAGGCACCCAGGAGATCGACCTTATGGTCCTGATGGGTGGCGCCAATTTCATCGTGCCTTCTGATTGGAATGTACGCATCGAGGTCACTTCCCTATTCGGAGGCTACAGCGACAGCAGAAAATTCAACGCAGAAACACCGACAGACTCTACCAAAGAACTGCTCATCAAAGGCACTGTACTATTCGGAGGTGGAGAAGTAAAAAACTATCTCTAA
- a CDS encoding T9SS type A sorting domain-containing protein produces MKTNRLQFLLLLFLSFIFIWPTQANGSLGSGDNKVYIHYMGWFGSGQNGRHWDYGTAQEPLIGYYDSQSWATHLYHILLSSACGVDGMVVNVRTEYDESSFKSIFSSLKRITDLSPGFDYSIGVSYDDQDRTQQSAEAELQFLRDEILPETSNYLYKDGKPAIFIWNYNGYLSSNDYRNAVSNVFTTETPLLLRNEIDFNIGSGVIDSYYPWVQGYAADGSEWGNGYLNWYYQTMKTRSEINFGTGAVWPGFDDRQASWGQNRWVDRRAGATYEDTWDLVHANSADLDWVIIETWNDWNEGTEIEPNTVDGFTYVLKTAANIAEFKGGTTSVNSGLLNATTKIYEAAALIESNARDSVIYYAVLEQAMIEFIAGDGSSSIALSENIIYDLGACTVPVITPYVQINGGLAQSGVYSVLLNAGDTVAFDPRSPTTGSWSWTGPSQFTSQDRVIHLSNLSVAHSGNYTATLLDSLGCRNTYTFELTVNPVIQPSPSYYLVNRWQGTYLYDAGNEVGYASMSSDSLYQWQLITIDNHTLIQNVSTGHYINIESLWATIECTSVATNYWSAHWFFEDYQGYTRIRNRWQGADYIHIENLWGVAQRSSIFEGAYSGHWSLVPVATSSARMWNKQNDEKVVEVNQKPYPNPFKNQINISINTNNRTKIQLVDQANRLIFSQEYYIEEYDKTNIKIDASSLVSGMYILSIEEYGKITYHKMIKE; encoded by the coding sequence ATGAAAACAAACAGACTACAATTTTTATTATTACTTTTTCTAAGTTTCATATTCATTTGGCCTACCCAAGCTAATGGATCCTTGGGAAGTGGGGACAATAAAGTCTATATACACTATATGGGATGGTTTGGATCTGGGCAAAATGGTAGACATTGGGACTACGGTACGGCTCAGGAGCCTCTCATTGGTTATTATGATTCCCAGTCTTGGGCTACTCATTTATATCATATTTTGTTATCCTCTGCTTGCGGTGTAGATGGAATGGTTGTCAATGTTAGAACCGAATATGATGAATCAAGTTTTAAGTCCATTTTTTCTTCGCTAAAAAGAATCACAGATCTTTCTCCAGGTTTTGATTATAGTATAGGCGTGAGCTATGATGATCAGGATAGAACACAACAATCAGCTGAAGCAGAACTACAATTTCTAAGAGATGAAATACTACCTGAGACAAGCAATTATTTATACAAGGATGGCAAGCCTGCAATCTTTATTTGGAATTATAATGGGTATTTATCTTCCAATGATTATAGAAATGCGGTATCAAATGTTTTTACAACTGAAACACCGCTCTTGTTAAGAAATGAAATTGATTTTAACATAGGCTCAGGAGTCATTGATTCGTATTACCCTTGGGTTCAGGGGTATGCCGCTGATGGTTCTGAATGGGGTAATGGGTATTTGAACTGGTACTATCAGACCATGAAAACTAGAAGTGAAATAAATTTTGGTACTGGAGCCGTATGGCCGGGGTTTGATGATCGACAGGCTAGCTGGGGCCAAAACCGCTGGGTGGATAGACGGGCTGGTGCAACCTATGAAGATACTTGGGATCTGGTTCATGCCAACAGTGCGGATTTGGATTGGGTGATTATAGAGACATGGAATGACTGGAACGAAGGCACAGAAATAGAACCGAATACAGTGGATGGATTTACCTATGTATTAAAAACAGCTGCAAACATTGCCGAGTTTAAAGGAGGTACTACATCTGTAAATAGTGGTTTGCTCAATGCGACAACCAAAATTTATGAAGCGGCAGCACTTATCGAATCCAATGCTAGAGATTCAGTTATATATTATGCCGTACTGGAACAAGCCATGATTGAGTTTATAGCAGGAGATGGCAGCTCATCCATCGCTTTGTCCGAAAACATAATATATGATTTAGGGGCTTGTACAGTGCCAGTTATTACTCCTTATGTTCAGATTAATGGTGGTTTGGCACAGAGTGGAGTTTATTCAGTGTTACTTAACGCAGGAGATACAGTTGCTTTTGATCCCAGATCTCCAACTACTGGTTCTTGGAGTTGGACAGGGCCTAGTCAATTCACTTCTCAGGATAGAGTAATTCATTTATCCAACCTATCAGTAGCTCATTCTGGAAATTACACAGCTACTCTTTTAGATAGTCTAGGGTGTAGAAACACTTATACCTTTGAACTTACCGTAAATCCTGTCATCCAGCCAAGCCCCTCTTATTATCTAGTAAATAGGTGGCAGGGTACATATTTGTATGACGCAGGCAATGAAGTGGGTTATGCTAGCATGAGTAGCGATTCTTTATACCAATGGCAACTGATCACAATTGATAATCACACACTCATTCAAAATGTGAGCACAGGTCATTATATAAATATTGAAAGCCTATGGGCAACGATAGAGTGTACCAGTGTGGCTACCAATTATTGGAGTGCTCATTGGTTTTTTGAGGATTACCAAGGCTATACCCGTATTCGAAACAGGTGGCAAGGTGCAGATTATATTCATATTGAAAACCTATGGGGTGTAGCGCAGCGGAGTAGTATTTTTGAAGGGGCTTATTCAGGGCATTGGTCTTTGGTGCCAGTAGCTACTTCTAGTGCTAGAATGTGGAACAAGCAAAATGATGAAAAAGTGGTAGAGGTAAATCAGAAGCCTTACCCTAATCCTTTCAAGAATCAAATCAACATAAGTATCAATACCAATAACAGAACTAAAATCCAGTTGGTCGACCAAGCAAACAGATTAATTTTTAGTCAAGAATATTATATTGAAGAATATGATAAAACAAATATTAAAATAGATGCTTCTAGCTTAGTTTCTGGGATGTACATACTGTCTATAGAAGAGTATGGTAAAATAACTTATCATAAAATGATTAAGGAGTAG
- a CDS encoding polysaccharide lyase beta-sandwich domain-containing protein: MVPDISLADFKNYVRETSSVTLINSSNIQAVYHQADQVLEAVFYEPGTFTYGEGQVVAVNQKAILMLRESDGKLYVSAANPVHRGLKPSFVSGSNTTIGELPSTPLQVTLKGFDIEGEAAGTKIVLLDLPTDRAYEGGTVTETLTLLSDGGLGSIEVPYLDGIKIDNVEIEGFDPKKLYYVIALDHSDQVSVAGLTNEAYTISTIETEKNTWNIVVSHDGVSTTYKLQLERPETILGEITPLHQARVYPNPFADYIQIESPYPFQRARIYSANGQLVSSHDLANGSQVSLALLQPHLTYYLQLIGDGYKETHQLIKE, from the coding sequence GTGGTGCCTGACATTTCACTAGCAGATTTCAAAAACTATGTGAGGGAGACCTCCTCTGTTACGCTTATCAATTCTAGCAACATACAAGCCGTATATCACCAAGCGGATCAAGTCCTAGAAGCTGTTTTCTATGAGCCAGGTACATTTACCTATGGAGAAGGACAAGTAGTAGCTGTAAACCAAAAAGCTATACTGATGCTACGAGAATCCGATGGAAAACTCTACGTATCCGCTGCCAATCCTGTACACAGGGGGCTTAAGCCATCGTTTGTATCAGGATCCAATACGACTATTGGTGAGCTTCCTAGTACGCCATTGCAAGTCACACTAAAGGGCTTTGACATTGAGGGGGAAGCTGCTGGTACGAAAATAGTATTGCTAGACCTCCCTACCGACAGGGCATACGAAGGAGGTACAGTAACCGAGACATTGACCCTACTATCTGATGGTGGTTTAGGCAGTATCGAAGTTCCTTATTTGGATGGAATAAAAATCGACAACGTAGAAATAGAAGGTTTCGATCCTAAAAAACTCTACTATGTGATTGCGCTAGATCACTCAGACCAAGTCTCTGTAGCAGGACTGACTAATGAAGCCTACACCATAAGTACTATCGAAACAGAAAAAAACACCTGGAATATAGTAGTCAGCCATGACGGCGTGTCTACTACTTACAAACTTCAGCTTGAAAGACCTGAAACCATATTGGGCGAAATAACACCGCTCCACCAAGCCCGCGTGTACCCAAACCCTTTCGCTGACTATATACAAATCGAATCCCCTTATCCTTTCCAGAGAGCCAGGATCTATTCTGCTAATGGACAACTCGTTTCCTCCCATGATCTAGCCAATGGAAGCCAAGTCTCCCTTGCTCTGCTCCAACCTCATTTGACCTATTATCTTCAACTGATAGGTGATGGCTATAAAGAAACCCATCAACTGATTAAAGAATAA
- a CDS encoding fumarylacetoacetate hydrolase family protein, with the protein MKILGIGKNYVESADQISENKTGHQIIFSKPASSLVTDNKDVVFPSITENLIYEAELVVKIGKTGKDIALADANGYISEIAIGIDFTAKDVLGESRDKKGPWDLAKGFDGAAPISAFKPVADFADLTNINFDLKINDKPLQDGNTSLMIYNFADIIAHVSKFMTLEPGDLIFTGTPAVGVGQTFKGDHLQASIEGELLLDFKMV; encoded by the coding sequence ATGAAAATCCTTGGAATCGGAAAAAATTACGTAGAAAGCGCAGATCAAATCAGCGAAAACAAAACGGGACATCAGATCATCTTCTCTAAACCAGCGTCTAGTTTGGTCACCGACAATAAAGATGTAGTATTTCCTAGCATCACAGAAAACCTCATATACGAAGCAGAACTGGTAGTGAAAATCGGAAAAACAGGCAAAGACATCGCACTAGCGGACGCCAACGGTTACATCTCCGAAATCGCCATTGGCATCGACTTCACCGCCAAAGACGTACTGGGCGAATCTCGCGACAAAAAAGGCCCTTGGGACCTAGCCAAAGGTTTTGATGGTGCTGCACCTATCTCAGCTTTCAAACCAGTAGCTGACTTTGCAGATTTGACCAATATCAACTTTGATTTGAAGATCAATGACAAGCCACTACAAGATGGCAACACCAGCTTGATGATTTACAATTTTGCAGACATCATTGCTCATGTGTCTAAATTCATGACATTGGAGCCGGGCGATCTTATATTCACTGGCACACCAGCAGTAGGCGTAGGACAAACCTTCAAAGGC
- a CDS encoding sugar O-acetyltransferase, with protein sequence MESEKTKMLTGKPYKAFGEELLNERQAAKELVFDFNHYRPSELTKRNYVIKKLLGKTHENFFIEPPFRCDYGYNIEIGDHFYSNYNLIILDCAKVTIGHHVLIGPNVALYTAGHPLHHEKRNEEYEYALPITIGNNVWIGGNTVINPGISIGDNTVVGSGSVVTKDLPANVIAVGNPCKVLRAITDADKPYCYKGQKFE encoded by the coding sequence ATGGAAAGTGAAAAAACAAAAATGCTGACAGGAAAGCCTTACAAGGCCTTCGGAGAAGAACTGCTCAACGAACGACAAGCGGCCAAAGAACTGGTCTTCGACTTCAACCACTACCGACCCAGCGAACTCACCAAACGCAACTATGTCATCAAAAAACTATTGGGCAAAACCCACGAAAACTTCTTCATAGAACCACCCTTCAGGTGTGACTACGGCTACAACATTGAGATCGGCGACCACTTCTATTCGAATTACAACCTCATCATCCTAGACTGCGCCAAGGTCACCATTGGCCACCATGTACTTATAGGACCGAATGTAGCCCTCTATACCGCTGGCCATCCACTACATCACGAAAAAAGAAATGAAGAATACGAATATGCGCTCCCCATCACTATCGGCAACAACGTCTGGATCGGCGGCAATACCGTCATCAATCCAGGCATCTCGATCGGCGACAACACCGTAGTAGGCTCTGGCAGCGTAGTGACCAAAGATCTCCCTGCCAACGTAATCGCCGTAGGCAACCCATGCAAGGTACTGCGAGCCATTACCGACGCCGACAAACCGTACTGCTACAAGGGGCAGAAATTTGAATAA